In the genome of Streptomyces fagopyri, the window GAATCCTCGCGACCCCGGTCGAGACCGTGCCGGGACGGGACGTGCCCGCAGCCCAGCGCCGGCTGAGGCAACTGGTCGAGGAGTACGAGCCGATCGAGGTCGTCGTCGGACTGCCCCGCTCCCTCAAGGGGGGCGAGGGCCCGGCCGCCGTGAAGGTCCGTGGCTTCGCCCAGGACCTCGCCCGGTCGATCGCGCCGGTCGCGGTCAGACTCCTCGACGAGAGAATGACCACGGTGACGGCCGGCCAGGGACTGCGCGCCTCGGGTGTGAAGTCGAAGAAGGGCAGGTCGGTCATCGATCAGGCGGCCGCTGTGATCATCCTTCAACAGGCCTTGGAATCCGAACGGGTGTCAGGTAATCCACCTGGCGAGGGCGTCGAAGTGGTCATCTGATCGCGATACGGTAACGTTCCGCGCGATGTGGTGGTGTTCGAACAGCCACCGCACAGCAAATGAGGCGAACGGGAGCCTAGCCACAGCGCCAGCCGCCATCGCCTCGCGGCTCTAGGGGATCGATGACTGAGTATGGCCGGGGCCCAGGCTCCGAACCGTGGCATCCGGAGGACCCGTTGTACGGGGACGGCGGATGGGGAGGACAGGCCGCCGACGGCCAGTCCCCCTACGGCGGCCAGCCGCAGCACCATCCGCAGCAGCCGGGACAGCAGCAGGCGCAGTACGGCGGCTGGAGCGACGGTCAGCAGGGCGGCTACGGCCGGCAGCAGTTCGATGCCGCGGGGCCGCAGCAGCCGCAGCAGCAGTACCCCGACCAGGGACAGCAGTACCCCGACCAGGGACAGCAGCAGTACCCCGGCCAGGGACAGCAGCAGTACGGCGACCAGGGGCAGCAGCAGTACGCGGGGCAGTACACCGGCCACGACCAGCAGCAGTACGTCGACCCGGGACAGCAGCAGTTCCACGGCCAGGACCAGCGGCAGTACCACGACGGCGGCTGGAACGACGGGACCCAGCACCAGGTCGCGTACGCCGCCGACCCGACCGACCCGTACGCGAACCAGGCCGCCGCCTACGGTGGTGAGCAGCCCGACTTCTACAACACCCCCGACGCGTACCCGCCGCCGGAGCCGCCCGCCCGCCGCCGCGCCGAGCCCGAGCCGGCCCCTACCGACTGGGATCCGGGCCCGGACCAGGGCGAGCACGCCTTCTTCGCGGGGGGCGACGACGATGACGACGACTCCGTCGACGACGATCCGAAAGCCGGCCGCGGCGACCGGAAGGGCCGGGGCGGCAAGGGCGGCACGACCAAGAAGCGCCGCAGCGGCTGCGCCTGCCTGGTGGTGGTGCTCGTCTTCGGCGGCGGTGTCGGAAGTGTCGGTTACTTCGGGTATCAGTTCTACCAAAAACGTTTCGGCCCGGCTCCGGACTACGTGGGCGGCGGCACCGGCGAGGTGACCGTCAACATTCCGAAGGGCTCGGGCGGTTTCGCGATCGGGCAGGCGCTCAAGGAGGCCGGCGTCATCAAGAGCGTCGACGCCTTCGTGTCCGCGCAGCAGACCAACCCCGACGGGACGAAGATCCAGGCCGGGGCCTATCTGCTGAAGAAAGAGATGTCGGCCGCCAGTGCCGTCAAGCTCATGCTCGACCCCAAGAGCCAGAACAACGTGGTCGTTGTTCCTGGCGAACGCAACATCCTCGTCTACAAGAAGATCGACGAGAAGCTCGCACTTCCCGACGGCACCACCGCCAAGCTCGCCAAGAAGGAATACAAGAGCCTCGGACTTCCCAGCTGGGCGAACAACAACAAGAACATCAAGGAACCGCTGGAAGGATTCCTCTACCCGGCGACCTATCCCGCCGCCAAGGGGATGAAGCCGGAATTCGTCCTGAAGCAGATGGTCACCCAGGCCGTGGAGAACTACAGGAAGCTGAACGTCGAGGCGAAGGCCAAGGAATTCGGCCTCTCCGACCCGCTGCAACTCGTCACGGTCGCCAGCATGGTCCAGGCCGAGGGCAAGACCCACGACGACTTCCGCAAGATGGCCGAGGTGATCTACAACCGCCTCAAGTCCACGAACACGCAGACCAACCAGTTCCTCCAGTTCGACTCGACCTTCAATTACCTGAAGGGTCAGAGCAACATCCACATCAGCGAGTCCGAGATCAACAACAACAAGGACCCGTACAACACGTACACGAACAGGGGCCTGCCTCCCGGTCCGATCGGCAACCCCGGTGACGACGCCTTCAAGGCCGCGCTGAACCCGACCGACGACGGCTGGATCTACTTCGTGGCGACCGACGGCCAGAACAACACCGAATTCGCCAAGACCTACGCCGAATTCCAGAGGCTCAAGGACAAGTTCAATGAGAGTTCGGGCCGCTGAAGCCCGGCGGGCGGCCGTCCTCGGTTCGCCGATCGCCCACTCCCTCTCGCCGGTGCTGCACCGCGCCGCGTACCGGGAACTGGGACTCGACGACTGGACCTACGACCGTTTCGAGGTCGACGAGGAGGCGCTGCCGGGCTTCCTGGAGGAGCTCGGCGCCGAGTGGGCGGGGCTCTCGCTGACCATGCCGCTCAAACGGGCCGTCATCCCGCTCCTGGACGGGATCAGTGCGACGGCGGCCTCCGTCGAGGCCGTCAACACCGTCGTCCTCACCGACGACGGACGCCGCGTCGGCGACAACACGGACATCCCCGGGATGGTCGCCGCCCTGCGCGAGCACGGCATCGAGCAGGTGGAGTCCGCAGCCGTCCTGGGCGCCGGGGCCACCGCCTCGTCCGCTCTGGCCGCCCTGGCACGTGTGTGTACCGGCGAGGTCGTCGCGTACGTCCGCAGCGCCGAGCGCGCCGCCGAGATGCGGCAGTGGGGCGAACGGCTCGACGTCACGGTCCGCACCGCGGACTGGGCGGACGCCGAGCAGGCCCTGCGCGCCCCGCTGGTGATCGCCACGACCCCGGCGGGCACCACGGACGCGCTGGCCGCCGCGGTCCCGGAGCGGCCCGCGACCCTCTTCGACGTGCTCTACGACCCGTGGCCCACCGGACTCGCCGCCCGCTGGTCGGCGTACGGCGGCGCCGTCGTCGGCGGCCTCGACCTGCTCGTGCACCAGGCCGTGCTCCAGGTCGAACAAATGACCGGACGCTCCCCGGCCCCGCTGGCCGCCATGCGGAAGGCGGGCGAACACGCGCTCGCCCGCCGCTGAGCACCCTCCGGCCGGACCGCCCGGGCACCCTTGGACCGGTGCGTCCTGACACCCTCCGGCCGGACCGGACACGTCCGCCTGATGGACCTGAGGCCGGACGGGAGGCCCGGCCATGGGAGGATCGGGGATGGCGGGCCAGGGCCGCGCACCCGGTCGCGCCGTCGCCGTACGCGAGGACGCGTGTACGCAGCAGCAGTACCAGGGCGCGAGCATGAGGAGCACCGTTGAGCAGGTTGCGCTGGCTGACCGCGGGGGAGTCCCACGGTCCCGCACTCGTCGCGACGCTGGAGGGTCTTCCCGCCGGCGTTCCGATCACCACGGACATGGTGGCGGACCACCTCGCCCGGCGGCGCCTGGGCTATGGACGCGGTGCCCGGATGAAGTTCGAGCGTGACGAGGTCACCTTCCTCGGCGGAGTCCGGCACGGGCTCACCCTCGGCTCGCCGGTGGCCGTCATGGTCGGCAACACCGAGTGGCCCAAGTGGGAGCAGGTCATGGCGGCCGACCCGGTCGATCCGGCGATCCTCGCCGAGCTGGCCCGCAACGCCCCGCTGACCCGGCCCCGGCCCGGCCACGCCGACCTCGCGGGCATGCAGAAGTACGGCTTCGACGAGGCCCGCCCGATCCTGGAGCGCGCCTCCGCCCGCGAGACCGCCGCCCGCGTGGCCCTCGGCGCCGTGGCCCGCTCCTACCTGAAGGAGACGGCCGGGATCGAGATCGTCTCGCACGTCGTGGAGCTCGCCGCGGCGAAGGCGCCGTACGGCGTCTACCCCACGCCCTCGGACGTCGAGAGGCTCGACGCCGACCCGGTGCGCTGCCTCGACGGCGACGCGTCGGAGGCGATGGTCGCGGAGATCGACCAGGCCCACAAGGACGGTGACACGCTCGGCGGCGTCGTCGAGGTGCTCGCGTACGGCGTTCCCGTGGGCCTCGGCTCGCACGTCCACTGGGACCGGCGGCTCGACGCCCGGCTCGCCGCCGCGCTCATGGGCATCCAGGCCATCAAGGGCGTCGAGGTCGGAGACGGCTTCGAACTGGCCCGGGTGCCCGGGTCCAAGGCCCACGACGAGATCGTCCACAGCGAGGACGGCATCCGCCGCACCACCGGCCGCTCCGGCGGCACCGAGGGCGGTCTGACCACCGGCGAGCTGCTGCGCGTCCGCGCCGCGATGAAGCCGATCGCGACCGTGCCGCGCGCGCTGGCCACGATCGACGTGGCCACCGGCGAGGCGGCCAAGGCCCACCACCAGCGCTCCGACGTGTGCGCGGTCCCGGCCGCCGGCATCGTCGCCGAGGCCATGGTCGCCCTGGTCCTCGCGGACGCGGTCGCGGAGAAGTTCGGCGGCGACAGCGTTCCCGAGACGCGGCGCAACGTCGAGTCGTACCTCGAGAACCTGGTCGTACGGTGACCGCGGGACCGCTGGTCGTGCTGGTCGGCCCGATGGGCGTCGGCAAGTCCACGGTGGGCGCCCTGGTCGCCGAGCGGCTCGGCTGCGCCTACCGGGACACGGACGACGACATCGTGGCCGAACAGGGCCGCACCATCGCCGACATCTTCGTCGACGACGGAGAACCGGTCTTCCGCGCCCTCGAGAGGGACGCGGTCGGCCGGGCGCTGGCCGGGCACGACGGCGTACTGGCGCTCGGCGGCGGCTCGATCCTCGACGAGGACACCCGCGCGCTGCTCACCGCGCACCGGGTCGTCTACCTCTCGATGGAGGTCGAGGAGGCGGTCCAGCGCACCGGCCTGAACGCCGCCCGGCCGCTGCTCGCCGTCAACCCGCGCCGGCAGTGGCGCGAGCTGATGGAGGCGCGCCGCCACCTGTACACCGAAGTCGCCAGCGCGGTCGTGCCCACCGACGGCCGCACCCCCGAAGAGGTCGCCCAAGCCGTCCTCGACGCACTGGAGTTGAAGGAAGCATGAGCGAGGCAGTGACGCGTATCCAGGTCGGCGGCACCGCGGGCACCGACCCCTACGAGGTCCTGGTCGGCCGTCAGCTCCTCGGCGAGCTCGGCGGGCTGATCGGCGAGCGGGCCAAGCGCGTCGCGGTCGTCCACCCCGAGGCGCTCGCCGAGACCGGCGAGGCGCTGCGGGCCGATCTGGCCGGGCAGGGCTTCGAGGCCGTCGCCATCCAGGTGCCGAACGCGGAGGAGGCCAAGACCGCCGAGGTCGCCGCCTACTGCTGGAAGGCGCTGGGCCAGTCCGGCTTCACCCGTACCGACGTGATCGTCGGCGTGGGCGGCGGCGCCACCACGGACCTGGCCGGTTTCGTGGCGGCGACCTGGCTGCGCGGAGTGCGCTGGATCGCCGTCCCCACCACCGTGCTCGGCATGGTGGACGCGGCGGTCGGCGGCAAGACCGGTATCAACACCGCCGAGGGAAAGAACCTCGTCGGCGCCTTCCACCCGCCCGCGGGCGTGCTCTGCGACCTGGCCGCGCTCGACTCGCTGCCGGTCAACGACTTCGTCTCCGGCCTCGCCGAGATCATCAAGGCCGGCTTCATCGCCGACCCGGCGATCCTGGAGCTCATCGAATCCGACCCGGAGGCGGCCCGCACACCCGCGGGGCCGCACACCGCCGAGCTGATCGAGCGCTCCATCAAGGTCAAGGCCGAGGTCGTCTCCGGCGACCTCAGGGAGTCGGGGCTGCGCGAGATCCTCAACTACGGGCACACCCTCGCGCACGCCATCGAGAAGAACGAGCGCTACAAGTGGCGGCACGGCGCCGCCGTCGCCGTCGGCATGCACTTCGCCGCCGAACTCGGCCGGCTCGCGGGCCGGCTGGACGACGCGACCGCCGACCGGCACCGCACCATCCTCGAATCCGTGGGTCTCCCGCTGAGCTACCGCCACGACCAGTGGCCCAAGCTCCTGGAGAACATGAAGGTCGACAAGAAGTCGCGCGGCGACCTGCTGCGCTTCATCGTCCTCGACGGGCTGGCCAAGCCGACCGTCCTGGAGGGTCCCGACCCGGCCGTGCTCCTCGCCGCCTACGGCGAAGTGGGGGAGTAACGCCCAACGGGCCCTCACTTGGGCGGATTTGCTCCCGGCTCAGGGGCACTTCTCACCTTCCCCGGCCGTTCACACAACGGCGGCCGGGGAAGGTACCGTTCGGTAGGGGCGCCTCCCGCGCCCTCTAGGGTGGGGGAGAGCGGTTCGGGACCGAGGCCCCGCCCGCCAGCGCCCATCGCCTGTACGAGACGGAGTGGCACCGGATGCAGCACGCAGTGGGGGCTCCGCTGCCGCCGCCCCACCAGCCGGGGCACGGACCGGGCGCCGGCTGGCCGCCGGCCGCGCAGCACCCGGGGCACCCGGGCGGACACCCCGGCCCCGCACCCGTTCCCGGCTTCGCCGGCCCGCCGCCGGGACCTCCGGCGCCGCCGTCGCACCTGCCGCATCCCGCGCCCCCGCAGCACGCCCCCGTGCCGCCCGCGCCCGACACCACGGGGCATGTGCAACTGCCCCCGGGCGGCCCGGTCGGCATGCCGAGCGCGCCCCCCGCCACGGGCGCCCCCGATCCCACGGCGACCACGCTCGCCGTGCTGCTCATCGGCCCCGCGGGCGCTGGCAAGACCAGCGTCGCCAAGTACTGGGCGGACCACCGCCGCGTCCCGACGGCCCACATCAGCCTCGACGACGTCCGCGAGTGGGTGCGTTCCGGGTTCGCCGACCCCCAGTCCGGGTGGAACGACCACTCGGAGGCGCAGTACCGCCTGGCCCGCCGCACCTGCGGCTTCGCCGCGCGCAACTTCCTGGCGAACGGCATCTCCTGCATCCTCGACGACGCCGTCTTCCCGGACCGCCCGGTCGTCGGCCTCGGCGGCTGGAAGCGGCACGTCGGGCCGGGGCTGCTGCCCGTCGTCCTGCTGCCGGGCCTGGAGATAGTCCTGGAGCGCAACGCGGAGCGCTCCGGAAACCGCCGCCTCACCGACGAGGAAGTCGCCCGCATCCACGGACGCATGGCCGGCTGGTACGGCTCGGGGCTGCCCATCATCGACAACTCGCAGCTCGACGTGCCGGCCACGGCCCGGGTCCTGGACGACGTACTCGCCCGCTCGATCGCCAGCCCCCCGCAGTGGTAGTCCGGCTCTGACGGCACGGCATGACACGGCGTCCACGGCACGGCGTCCGGGGTGACCTCACGGTCGCGTGCGGGCCGAGTCGACGTCGGTGCGGTGCGGTGCGGTGCGGTGCGACGCCGTGCGGTGCGGTGCCGTGCCGTGTCATGCCGTACGCGTCCGCGTGTGCCGCGCGGACATCCGCCGACGCCGGCCGGACACACGCCGGCATCGGTACCTTCACGGATGCCGAAGCACGCCGGCCCGCGCGCGAAGCCCCGCCGGAGCACGGCGCCGTCCGGGCGCGCGTCGGCATCTCCGTGGTGACTCCGGCGTCGGCCGGGCGCGCGTCACGACACCCGGCGGTACCTTCCGGCAGCCACGGCAGCCACGGCAGCCCCGGCAACCCGGGCCTCCTCGCGGCCCCGTGCCCCCACGCGCCCGTCCGGCCCCGCTGAACCGGCGGTATCCGTTCGGCGCTCGTAGGCTCGATCCATGTCAGAGGTGTACGCGGCTCGACGCGAGCGGCTGAGGGAGCGCTGTACGGCGGGCGGCAGCGCGACCGCGCTCGTCACGCGCCCCGCCAACGTGAGGTATCTCGCGGGGGCGGCCCCGCGTGGTGCCGTCCTCCTGCTGGGCAGGGGAGAGGACCTGCTGCTGTGCGCAGGTCCGCCGGCCGAGGAGGCGGGCGCGGGACGTCCGGACGAGGCGCTACGGGTACAGGCGCTCTCGGGTCCGGGCGGGGACCCTGCCGTCGCCGCGGCCGATGTCGCCACCGCCCAGGGAGCCGATTCGCTGGCCGTGGAGGAACACCACCTGACCGTGACCCGGCACCGGGCCATCGGGTCGGTGGCGCCGCGTCTGCGCCTGAGCGACCTGGGCGCCGCGGTCGAACAGCTCCGCGTGATCAAGGACGAGGAGGAGATCTCCTGTCTGCGGATCGGCGCCGAGATCGCCGACCAGGCGCTCGGGGAACTCCTCGAATCCATCCTCGTCGGCCGGACGGAGCGCCATCTGGCCCTCGAACTGGAGCGCCGACTGGTCGACCACGGCGCCGACGGACCGGCCTTCGCGACCTCGGTGGGTACCGGGCCGAACTCCGGGAGATGCGGGCACCGGCCCACGGACCGGCGGGTCGAGGAGGGCGATTTCCTGTCCGTCTGTCTCGGCGCTACCTATCGCGGCTACCGCTGCGAGGTCGGCCGGACCTTCGTGATCGGCACCTCGCCCGCGGACTGGCAGATCGCCCTCTACGACCTCGTCTTCGCCGCCCAGCGGGCCGGACGCGAGGCGCTGGTGCCCGGCGTCGCCTACCGTGACGTGGACCGCGCGGCCCGCCAGGTGCTCGATTCCGCGGGGTACGCGGAGGCCCTTCCCTCACTGACGGGGCACGGTGTCGGGCTCGAAATCGACGAGGACCCGCAGCTGGCCCCCGCGGCCATGGGTAAACTGGACGCTTGCGTGCCGGTCACCGTCGAACCGGGGGTCCACCTCCCGGGCCGGGGCGGTGTCAGGATCGATGACACGCTCGTCGTACGCCCCGAGGCGGACGGCGGACCCGAGCTACTCACCATCACGACCAAGGAACTGCTCGCGCTCTAGCCCCGGCTGTGCGCGTGTCCCGGGGTCGTCCACGTCAGTCCAGGAGATTCCGCAACCGTGGCTTCCACGAACGACCTCAAGAACGGCCTGGTGCTCAAGCTCGACGGAGGCCAGCTCTGGTCCGTCGTCGAGTTCCAGCACGTCAAGCCCGGCAAGGGCCCGGCCTTCGTGCGCACCAAGCTGAAGAACGTGCTCTCCGGCAAGGTCGTCGACAAGACGTTCAACGCCGGCGTCAAGGTCGAGACGGCCACGATCGACAAGCGCGACATGCAGTTCTCGTACATGGACGGCGAGTACTTCGTCTTCATGGACATGGACACGTACGACCAGCTCATGGTCGACCGCAAGTCCGTCGGTGACGCCGCCAACTTCCTGATCGAGGGCTTCACGGCCACCGTGGCGCAGCACGAGGGCGAGGTGCTCTTCGTCGAGCTGCCGGCCGCCGTCGAGCTCGTCATCCAGGAGACCGAGCCGGGTGTCCAGGGCGACCGCTCCACCGGTGGCACCAAGCCCGCCACCCTGGAGACCGGCCACCAGATCCAGGTCCCGCTCTTCATCACCACCGGTGAGAAGATCAAGGTCGACACCCGCACGAGCGACTACCTCGGCCGGGTGAACAGCTAACCGTGGCTGCCCGCAACACGGCCCGCAAGCGCGCCTTCCAGATCCTCTTCGAGGGCGACCAGCGCGGAGTGGACGTCCTGACGGTCCTCGCGGACTGGATCCGGCACTCCCGGAACGACACCCGGCAGCCTCCGGTCAGCGAGTACACGATGGAGCTGGTCGAGGGCTACGCCACCAAGGCGAGGCGGATCGACGAGCTCATCGCGACCTACGCCGTCGACTGGACGCTGGACAGGATGCCGGTCGTCGACCGCAACATCCTGCGCCTCGGCGCCTACGAGCTGATCTGGGTCGACGCGACCCCCGACGCGGTGGTGCTGGACGAGGCGGTGCAGCTGGCCAAGGAGTTCTCCACGGACGAGTCGCCCTCGTTCGTCAACGGCCTGCTGGGCCGGCTCAAGGACCTGAAGCCGTCGCTCCGCCGCGACGACACCTGACCCTCGCCCGGTCGAGGCTCGTCCGCACGGCCTGGAAACAGGTGGGAAAACGCCGGAGGGCCCGCAGCGCGTTCGCTGCGGGCCCTCCGGCGTTCCTGTGCCCACGCGGGCCCCGAGGCCCGCAGAACGCCGCCGGGGTGGCCGGAACCAAGAGGTCCCGGCCACCCCGGCGGCACGTTTCTGCTGAGCTGTGCGAAGGGGTCTCAGACCTCTTCGTGGGCGACGGCGCGGCGCGCGTCCGCGTCCAGCACACCCCAGCTGATCAGCTGCTCGGTGAGGACCGAGGGCGACTGGTCGTAGATGACGGCGAGGGTGCGCAGGTCGTCCTGGCGGATCGAGAGCACCTTGCCGTTGTAGTCACCGCGCTGCGACTGGATCGTCGCGGCGTAGCGCTGGAGGGGTCCCGCCTTCTCGGCCGGCACATGGGCCAGGCGCTCCAGGTCGAGGACGAGCTTCGGCGGCGGCTCGGCGGCTCCACCCGGAGTGGTGCCGGGCAGCAGCTCCTGCACGGGGACCCCGTAGAAATCGGCCAGTTCGGCAAGACGCTGCACGGTCACGGCGCGGTCGCCTCGCTCGTAGGAACCGACCACGACCGCCTTCCAGCGTCCCTGGGACTTCTCCTCGACTCCGTGGAGGGAAAGGCCCTGCTGGGTGCGGATGGCCCGGAGCTTGGCCCCGAGCTGTTTGGCGTATTCGCTGGACATATAGCTCCCCGGACGCTGTATCAACGTGCGGCTCGGCCGCGCGGCTGGTGACTCTGGTGACTCACTGTGAGGTTACGCAGCGTTACTCTCCCCCGTCAAGCCGAATGGTCCGCACCGACCGCTCCACGGGGGTCACCCGGGGTGGCTCGAAGGGGGGTGATCAGGCGCGTTGCCGGGCTGGTAGCGTGGATGGCGCAAATCCGACGTCCTTTAATGATCCGTCCCGTGAGGCGGAGAAGGAGGTCCGTTTCCTATGGACTCTGAGCATGACAAGCAGCAGTACGCGGCCGGTGCGCGGCCCGTCCTCGAAGGCCCCGACATCGCGCGGGTGCTGACCCGCATCGCCCACGAGATCGTCGAGCGCGCCAAGGGCGCCGACGACGTGGTGCTCCTCGGCATTCCGACCCGGGGCGTCTTCCTGGCCCGCAGGCTGGCCGACAAGCTCGCGGAGATCACCGGCCGCAAGATCCCGGTGGGCTCGCTCGACATCACCATGTACCGCGACGACCTGCGCATGCATCCGCCGCGAGCGCTGGCCCGTACCGAGATCCCCGGCGACGGCATCGACGGCCGGCTCGTCGTCCTCGTGGACGACGTGCTCTTCTCGGGGCGCACGATCCGCGCCGCGCTGGACGCGCTGAACGACATCGGCCGCCCGCGCGCCGTGCAGCTCGCGGTCCTCGTCGACCGCGGCCACCGCGAACTGCCCATCCGCGCCGACTACGTCGGCAAGAACCTCCCCACGTCGCTGCGGGAGACGGTCAAGGTCCAGCTCGCCGAGGAGGACGGTCGCGACACCGTGCTGCTCGGTGCGAAGCGGATCTCCCCGGACGCACAGCAGTAGCACTCCGGGCGTCCGTCACCGCGGTACGCCCTCCGAGTGCGCCTGCGCGCCCGCACGCCCGCCGCGGCGCTTCCGGGGCACACCCCCGCGCGTCCGCCTCCCGAACTGAACTGCCTTACGGAGCCTGACAGATGCAGCGTCATCTCATCTCGGCCGCCGACCTCACCCGCGACGACGCCGTCCTGATCCTCGACACCGCCGAGGAGATGGCCCGGGTCGCCGACCGGCCGATCAAGAAGCTGCCGACCCTGCGCGGCCGCACCGTCGTCAACCTCTTCTTCGAGGACTCGACCCGCACCCGGATCTCCTTCGAGGCCGCCGAGAAGCGGCTCTCCGCGGACGTCATCAACTTCACCGCCAAGGGATCGAGCGTCTCCAAGGGCGAGTCCCTCAAGGACACCGCCCAGACCCTCGAAGCCATGGGCGTCGACGCCGTCGTCATCCGGCACGGCGCCTCCGGAGCCCCCTACCGGCTCGCCACCTCCGGCTGGATCGACGCCGCCGTCATCAACGCGGGCGACGGCACCCACCAGCACCCCACGCAGGCCCTGCTGGACGCCTTCACCATGCGCCGCCGGCTGGTCGGCCGCGACGCCGGGATCGGCCAGGACCTGGCCGGCAAGCGCATCACGATCGTCGGCGACGTCCTGCACAGCCGCGTCGCCCGCTCCAACGTCGACCTGCTGCACACCCTCGGCGCCGAGGTCACGCTCGTCGCCCCGCCGACCCTGGTGCCGGTCGGCGTCGGGACCTGGCCCTGCGAGGTCTCCTACGACCTCGACAGCACCCTCGCCAAGTCCGACGCGGTGATGATGCTGCGCGTCCAGCGCGAGCGGATGAACGCCGCGTTCTTCCCGACCGAGCGCGAGTACTCGCGGCGCTACGGCCTCGACGGCGAGCGCATGGCGAAGATGCCCGAGCACGCCATCGTGATGCACCCCGGCCCGATGGTCCGCGGCATGGAGATCACCGCCGAGGTGGCCGACTCCGACCGCTGCACCGTCGTGGAGCAGGTCGCCAACGGCGTCTCCATCCGCATGGCCGTCCTGTACCTGCTGCTGGGCGGCAACGAGCCCGCCGTCACCCACACCCGCACCGAGGAGAAGTAAGAAGAATGAGCAAGATCCTGATCCGTGGTGCGAAGGTGCTCGGCGGCGAACCGCAGGACGTCCTGATCGACGGCGGCCTCGTCGCCGAGATCGGCACCGGGTTGTCCGCCGAGGGCGCCGAGGTCGTCGAGGCGGACGGCAAGGTGCTCCTGCCGGGCCTCGTCGACCTGCACACCCATCTGCGCGAGCCCGGCCGTGAGGACTCCGAGACCGTCCTGACCGGCACCCGGGCCGCGGCGAGCGGCGGCTACACCGCCGTGTTCGCGATGGCCAACACCTTCCCCGTCGCCGACACCGCCGGTGTCGTCGAGCAGGTCTACCGGCTCGGCCGGGAACACGGCTACTGCGACGTGCAGCCCATCGGCGCCGTCACGGTCGGTCTTGAGGGCAGGAAGCTCGCCGAGCTGGGCGCGATGCACGAGTCCGCCGCCGGCGTCACGGTCTTCTCGGACGACGGCAAGTGCGTGGACGACGCGGTGATCATGCGCCGGGCGCTGGAGTACGTGAAGGCCTTCGGCGGCGTCGTCGCCCAGCACGCGCAGGAACCCCGCCTCACCGAGGGCGCCCAGATGAACGAGGGCGTCGTCTCCGCCGAACTGGGTCTCGGCGGCTGGCCCGCGGTGGCCGAGGAATCGATCATCGCCCGGGACGTCCTGCTCGCCGAGCACGTCGGCTCACGCGTCCACATCTGCCACCTGTCGACCGCCGGCAGCGTCGAGATCGTGCGCTGGGCCAAGTCCCGCGGCATCGACGTGACCGCCGAGGTCACCCCGCACCACCTCCTCCTCACCGACGAGCTGGTGCGCACGTACGACCCGGTCTACAAGGTCAACCCGCCGCTGCGGACCGAGCGGGACGTGATGGCCCTGCGCGAGGCGCTCGCCGACGGCACGATCGACATCGTCGCCACCGACCACGCGCCGCACCCGCACGAGGACAAGGACTGCGAGTGGGCCGCCGCCGCCATGGGC includes:
- a CDS encoding aminopeptidase P family protein, whose translation is MSEVYAARRERLRERCTAGGSATALVTRPANVRYLAGAAPRGAVLLLGRGEDLLLCAGPPAEEAGAGRPDEALRVQALSGPGGDPAVAAADVATAQGADSLAVEEHHLTVTRHRAIGSVAPRLRLSDLGAAVEQLRVIKDEEEISCLRIGAEIADQALGELLESILVGRTERHLALELERRLVDHGADGPAFATSVGTGPNSGRCGHRPTDRRVEEGDFLSVCLGATYRGYRCEVGRTFVIGTSPADWQIALYDLVFAAQRAGREALVPGVAYRDVDRAARQVLDSAGYAEALPSLTGHGVGLEIDEDPQLAPAAMGKLDACVPVTVEPGVHLPGRGGVRIDDTLVVRPEADGGPELLTITTKELLAL
- the efp gene encoding elongation factor P, with product MASTNDLKNGLVLKLDGGQLWSVVEFQHVKPGKGPAFVRTKLKNVLSGKVVDKTFNAGVKVETATIDKRDMQFSYMDGEYFVFMDMDTYDQLMVDRKSVGDAANFLIEGFTATVAQHEGEVLFVELPAAVELVIQETEPGVQGDRSTGGTKPATLETGHQIQVPLFITTGEKIKVDTRTSDYLGRVNS
- the nusB gene encoding transcription antitermination factor NusB codes for the protein MAARNTARKRAFQILFEGDQRGVDVLTVLADWIRHSRNDTRQPPVSEYTMELVEGYATKARRIDELIATYAVDWTLDRMPVVDRNILRLGAYELIWVDATPDAVVLDEAVQLAKEFSTDESPSFVNGLLGRLKDLKPSLRRDDT
- the bldD gene encoding transcriptional regulator BldD; its protein translation is MSSEYAKQLGAKLRAIRTQQGLSLHGVEEKSQGRWKAVVVGSYERGDRAVTVQRLAELADFYGVPVQELLPGTTPGGAAEPPPKLVLDLERLAHVPAEKAGPLQRYAATIQSQRGDYNGKVLSIRQDDLRTLAVIYDQSPSVLTEQLISWGVLDADARRAVAHEEV
- the pyrR gene encoding bifunctional pyr operon transcriptional regulator/uracil phosphoribosyltransferase PyrR; amino-acid sequence: MDSEHDKQQYAAGARPVLEGPDIARVLTRIAHEIVERAKGADDVVLLGIPTRGVFLARRLADKLAEITGRKIPVGSLDITMYRDDLRMHPPRALARTEIPGDGIDGRLVVLVDDVLFSGRTIRAALDALNDIGRPRAVQLAVLVDRGHRELPIRADYVGKNLPTSLRETVKVQLAEEDGRDTVLLGAKRISPDAQQ
- a CDS encoding aspartate carbamoyltransferase catalytic subunit; its protein translation is MQRHLISAADLTRDDAVLILDTAEEMARVADRPIKKLPTLRGRTVVNLFFEDSTRTRISFEAAEKRLSADVINFTAKGSSVSKGESLKDTAQTLEAMGVDAVVIRHGASGAPYRLATSGWIDAAVINAGDGTHQHPTQALLDAFTMRRRLVGRDAGIGQDLAGKRITIVGDVLHSRVARSNVDLLHTLGAEVTLVAPPTLVPVGVGTWPCEVSYDLDSTLAKSDAVMMLRVQRERMNAAFFPTEREYSRRYGLDGERMAKMPEHAIVMHPGPMVRGMEITAEVADSDRCTVVEQVANGVSIRMAVLYLLLGGNEPAVTHTRTEEK
- a CDS encoding dihydroorotase produces the protein MSKILIRGAKVLGGEPQDVLIDGGLVAEIGTGLSAEGAEVVEADGKVLLPGLVDLHTHLREPGREDSETVLTGTRAAASGGYTAVFAMANTFPVADTAGVVEQVYRLGREHGYCDVQPIGAVTVGLEGRKLAELGAMHESAAGVTVFSDDGKCVDDAVIMRRALEYVKAFGGVVAQHAQEPRLTEGAQMNEGVVSAELGLGGWPAVAEESIIARDVLLAEHVGSRVHICHLSTAGSVEIVRWAKSRGIDVTAEVTPHHLLLTDELVRTYDPVYKVNPPLRTERDVMALREALADGTIDIVATDHAPHPHEDKDCEWAAAAMGMVGLETALSVVQQTMVETGLLDWTGVADRMSAAPARIGRADGHGRPVSVGEPANLTLVDTAYRGSVDPAGFASRSRNTPYAGRELPGRVTHTWLRGKATLVDGKLA